A genomic region of Limnohabitans curvus contains the following coding sequences:
- a CDS encoding AI-2E family transporter, which produces MQFTPAQQQALAWTGLSGVVALVLWLLGPVLMPFVVAAVLAYVLSPLVRSLQRACGGRLPRLVAVVLVEVLFLLLLVALFTLLIPILANELPRMRDQLPVLVERLQTDIAPWLQAKGIPVMLDSASIKAFVLQTFSTSFDDGFKQALTSLRIGGSVALAVVGNLVLIPVVLFYLLVDWQRFVRHVEALVPMPARDAYDSFVNECDEVLGQYLRGQLSVMALLAVYYSVALWAFGLELAFPIGVFTGLAVFVPYVGYGVGLALAILAGVLQFAPSEALLMVAVVYGLGQLIESFVLTPRLVGERIGLHPLHVIFALMAFGQLFGFVGVLVALPASAVLLVAIRRLRAQYQASALYRGV; this is translated from the coding sequence TTTGTGGTGGCCGCCGTGCTGGCTTATGTGTTGAGCCCTTTGGTGCGCAGCCTGCAGCGTGCCTGCGGCGGGCGTTTACCCCGTTTGGTGGCGGTGGTGTTGGTCGAAGTGCTGTTTTTGTTGCTGTTGGTGGCTTTGTTCACCTTGTTGATTCCTATCTTGGCCAACGAGCTGCCACGCATGCGTGACCAGTTGCCAGTATTGGTCGAACGCCTGCAAACTGACATTGCGCCTTGGCTGCAAGCCAAAGGCATTCCTGTCATGTTGGACAGTGCCAGCATCAAGGCCTTTGTGCTGCAAACCTTCAGCACCTCATTTGACGATGGTTTCAAACAAGCCCTGACCTCGCTGCGCATTGGCGGCAGCGTGGCTCTTGCGGTGGTGGGTAACTTGGTGTTGATTCCCGTCGTGCTGTTTTATTTGTTGGTCGATTGGCAACGCTTTGTGCGCCACGTGGAGGCTTTGGTGCCCATGCCCGCACGCGATGCTTACGACAGCTTTGTGAATGAATGCGACGAAGTGCTGGGTCAATACCTGCGCGGCCAGTTGTCGGTCATGGCGTTGTTGGCGGTGTACTACAGCGTTGCTTTGTGGGCCTTTGGTTTGGAGCTGGCGTTCCCGATTGGCGTGTTCACCGGCTTGGCGGTGTTTGTGCCGTATGTGGGTTATGGCGTGGGTTTGGCCTTGGCCATTCTGGCGGGTGTGCTTCAGTTTGCGCCCAGCGAGGCGCTGTTGATGGTGGCGGTGGTGTACGGCTTAGGTCAGCTCATCGAGAGCTTTGTGCTCACCCCTCGCTTGGTGGGCGAACGCATTGGCCTGCACCCCTTGCATGTGATTTTTGCTTTGATGGCCTTTGGCCAGTTGTTTGGTTTTGTGGGCGTGTTGGTGGCCTTGCCTGCCAGCGCGGTGTTGCTGGTGGCGATTCGCCGCTTGCGCGCGCAGTACCAAGCCAGCGCCTTGTACCGTGGTGTTTGA